A genome region from Gemmatimonas sp. UBA7669 includes the following:
- a CDS encoding polysaccharide biosynthesis/export family protein, with translation MAKHCAARQTFNLIAMRAIRFALFLCLLPTTIIAQSAPAAGAQRAARTELAARLQQLEGLLASATKADQRSKLQAEQTAIRARLENGDFKVGDRFVMTVRFDSVRVDTASVRDSLVVSILNLPDLRLQGVLRSELDEKLNQHVARFIRNASIRSNVLTRIAVLGAVRAPGFYYASPDRPVSDILMLAGGPAPEANLGRFELRRGTTTLVTGKKSRELLESGRTLEQLDVQSGDEFRIPMKRKVNWGLVIQLFFIASSLFFAVFQFMQWYYGREE, from the coding sequence TGTGCCTCCTTCCCACGACCATCATCGCGCAGTCAGCTCCGGCGGCTGGCGCACAGCGCGCAGCGCGAACTGAACTGGCCGCGCGTTTACAACAGTTGGAAGGCCTCCTTGCATCGGCGACCAAGGCCGATCAACGCAGCAAGTTGCAAGCAGAGCAGACGGCCATTCGCGCTCGTCTTGAAAACGGCGACTTCAAGGTGGGCGACCGCTTCGTGATGACCGTGCGTTTCGATTCCGTGCGTGTGGATACGGCGTCCGTACGCGACAGTCTGGTTGTATCCATTCTTAACCTGCCCGACCTGCGCCTGCAGGGCGTGCTGCGTTCCGAACTGGACGAGAAACTCAACCAGCACGTTGCTCGCTTCATTCGCAATGCGTCGATACGCAGCAATGTGCTAACGCGCATTGCCGTGTTGGGTGCAGTGCGCGCACCTGGTTTCTACTATGCGTCGCCGGACAGGCCCGTGAGCGACATCCTCATGTTGGCCGGTGGCCCCGCTCCAGAGGCCAACCTGGGCAGATTCGAGCTGCGGCGCGGTACCACGACACTGGTAACCGGAAAGAAGTCGCGGGAGCTTCTTGAGTCGGGGCGTACGCTCGAGCAATTGGATGTGCAGAGTGGTGACGAGTTTCGCATCCCGATGAAGCGCAAGGTGAACTGGGGGCTCGTCATTCAGCTCTTCTTCATCGCCTCGTCGCTCTTCTTCGCGGTTTTTCAGTTCATGCAGTGGTACTACGGCCGCGAGGAGTGA